TCCTCCGCTGCATGCAGCCTATCCGGCCCTCAACGCCGGCAAGGTTGAGGTGGAGCTGGATCTGAAGCGCCCCGAGGACGCGGACGCCTTTCGCTCCCTGGCGCGCCAGGCCGATGTGCTGGTGGACGGGTTGCGCCCCGGCGCGCTGGAACGCCTGGGGGTGGGCCCCACTGCCCTCCGGGCGCTGAATTCGCGCCTGATCTACTGCGCCTTGAGCGCCTTCGGCCTGTCGGGGCCGCTCAGCCATCTGGCGGGGCATGATCTAAACTTCGTGGCCCTGTCCGGGTTGCTGGCGACCACAACAGTAGGGGGCGAGCCGGCCCTGCCGGGTACGCAACTGGCCGATCTGGTCAGCGGTCTGACCGCAGCGACGGCTATTCTGGCGGCGCTGCTCGCCCGCGAAAACGGGCCGGGTTGCCTGATTGACGCGTCTATGCTCGCGGCGACCCGCTGGTTGATGACCCCGTGGTATGCAGTGGCCCGTGCGGGTGAGCAGCAGCGAGGGTTAAACGGCCAGACGGCCTGCTATCGGGCCTATCGCGCCGCCGATGGGCGTTACCTGGCCGTAGCCGCGCTCGAGCCGCATTTCTGGGCTCGCTTCTGCGAGGCGCTGGGGCGGCCTGATCTCGCGTCGCGTCAGCAGGACGCCGACCAGCAGGCTCTGGCCGATGAGGTTGCCGCGCTGATCGCCCGGCGACCCCTGGGGGAATGGCTGCCCGTCTTCGCCGCCCTCGATGCCTGCGTCACTCCCGTGTTAACCCTTGAGGAAGCAGCGCGCGACTGGAATGGCGGCGCCGGTCTGCCCTGTTCATCGTCA
The sequence above is drawn from the Chloroflexaceae bacterium genome and encodes:
- a CDS encoding CoA transferase, which translates into the protein MAIEAALRGVRVLEVATYLPGPACTQVLASLGARVTKVVRPGGDPLRRLPPLHAAYPALNAGKVEVELDLKRPEDADAFRSLARQADVLVDGLRPGALERLGVGPTALRALNSRLIYCALSAFGLSGPLSHLAGHDLNFVALSGLLATTTVGGEPALPGTQLADLVSGLTAATAILAALLARENGPGCLIDASMLAATRWLMTPWYAVARAGEQQRGLNGQTACYRAYRAADGRYLAVAALEPHFWARFCEALGRPDLASRQQDADQQALADEVAALIARRPLGEWLPVFAALDACVTPVLTLEEAARDWNGGAGLPCSSSVWL